The genomic region cCTCCTTTTTGTGTTAAGATCAAGTATATCATCTTCCCAATATGATACATCGGATTTACAAACATTTGCCGCAGCTAAAACTTCTAATGGTGTTAAAGAAAGCAAAAGTGGAGCAAATTGCTCGCCATCTTGTGATAAGATTCCACGCTCTCTAGCCCAAGCTCTCATTCACTACGCAACTTCGAGTATCACTCCGCAGCAAACACTGAAAGAAATCTCTGTCACTGCCAAAATTCTAGAGAAGAAGTCACCATGCAATTTCCTAGTATTTGGCCTAGGCCATGACAGCCTTATGTGGAGTTCCCTCAACTACGGTGGGAGAACAGTTTTCCTTGAAGAAGATGAGGCTTGGATTGAGCAAATCCGACGTCGGTTTCCCATGTTGGAGTCCTACCATGTGACGTATGATAGCAAGGTAAACCAAGCTGAGAATCTCATGGACGTAAGCAGAGGACCTGAATGCACAGCAATTGCTGACCCTAAATACTCAATGTGCCAACTTGCATTGAAAGGTTTGCCAAGTGAAGTTTATGAGATGAAATGGGACTTGATAATGGTAGATGCACCGACTGGATACTATGAGGACGCTCCGGGGAGGATGACCGCCATATACACCGCGGGTATGATGGCAAGGAATAAAGAGAAAGGAGAGACTGATGTGTTTGTGCATGATGTGAATAGGGTGGTCGAAGATAAGTTCTCCATGGCATTTTTATGCCAAGGGTACATGAAAAAGCAAGAAGGAAGGCTTAGACACTTCAGAATCCCTAGCCATAAGGATAGCTTGGAAAGACCCTTATGCCCTGAGTGATCTTACAAATTTCTTGCCTGCCTTTTTCCCTTCATCAATTCTTTGTTATATTGTTGATTGATGCTGTTTCAGGGGGgaattatccttttttttttgttcttttgttttgtttgatcAAAGCAAAATAGGAAAGCGTAGCACTATTGCATTGCAAGTTGCTATGCATGCATTTCTTTGAACTCAAATATAGAACTGCAGAATTTATAATAAAGGATCAGTTCCGTATTCCGTAGCTAATTTCTAACTGCATCTTCAGCAATCcaatcattatttatttatttctgggGGTtgcttcatattttctttgaaatctCTTTATATATGCTCTACATACATTTTCATTTGGGATAAATACCACTAAATCcctacaaatttcaaattttggtaaatttatccctttggaaaagagagagagatttACTCATTCCTTGAATAAAAACAATCAACGACGATGTTAAATATTTTGCGTTTAACTGGGATTTgttttcctttcaaaattttaaaatttttacaaaagcTTTCCTTTCAAagttcgccacaaaggcttttctttCCTGACATGCTTACGATATGAATTTGTCTAAACTCACGTTATGTGAGGTGATAGAGGGTTGTGCGCGGACGAAGATCGAGTTATCAAGTCACGGGAAATtcctacgaaaactctaaacgtttggatctgaaacgaaacagcaaaacttaattagaatcaattagatctggaaactaaaaatccccaaatcaataaagaacagCTAAGAATCAAAAACACTTATAGATATCCAATCTTGGAAACCAAGAACACGGAATTAAGCCCCAAGATTAACTTCCAATCAGCCGAATCTATCAAAGAAtacaaaacagaaaataaattaaaacagattacgaaatcaattgaaactaattctagggattggacggcaagaaaagaggggtttttgtgaaatcaaaaacGTTTCTTTATGTCCAAGGAACTGCCAAATCAGATCTTGGAGTTTTAGAAaggctgaaacgcaacaagaacagcaaacaaattagctaataaaaatcgacacaagcagaaatttaaaagagattgaacagcaagaaaataaagataaagtcctaagaagctttgaaatcgagaaagatttcacaactcccttcaaacggctctaatctcccctccaatgaagaacaatggcaagaagaaggctgaagatggctcccacaatcaaaaagattgttaaaactacttctaaagaaactcaagagagaattcttggagaaaactctaAGAGAATTTTTACTCAgcaaaaatctgaaattttaatgtattgtaATGTCAATGTATGTAtcaagggtggccggccatgcctataaatagaccttataactatttcctaatctcattaggaaaacttaaaaaaaacctaattaacaaatttaagagggaaattcggccaaggcattCTAATGGGTtgcttgggccgaatttttacatataatactcctaaagtctaaaattaaattaaacaattaaaatttttataaattgggtcactttaacaatttggcctgattttcaactaagtatggtttgacttctcggttgggcttggaatcctcttattgggccttgccttcaagaacttgggcttgtagaccatttcctaccgaaattggctcgttgatgctcgtaacggagatccaatgcgctttggctgcaagattcggtttcttggaccaagatttccaagatttgaaatcttgattttcttgattcttgaaatcg from Gossypium raimondii isolate GPD5lz chromosome 1, ASM2569854v1, whole genome shotgun sequence harbors:
- the LOC105785529 gene encoding glucuronoxylan 4-O-methyltransferase 1; this encodes MRTKGSQALNFKVLLLGVFFAFLLLFVLRSSISSSQYDTSDLQTFAAAKTSNGVKESKSGANCSPSCDKIPRSLAQALIHYATSSITPQQTLKEISVTAKILEKKSPCNFLVFGLGHDSLMWSSLNYGGRTVFLEEDEAWIEQIRRRFPMLESYHVTYDSKVNQAENLMDVSRGPECTAIADPKYSMCQLALKGLPSEVYEMKWDLIMVDAPTGYYEDAPGRMTAIYTAGMMARNKEKGETDVFVHDVNRVVEDKFSMAFLCQGYMKKQEGRLRHFRIPSHKDSLERPLCPE